Within Phaeodactylum tricornutum CCAP 1055/1 chromosome 26, whole genome shotgun sequence, the genomic segment ATTGCATGCTTTTGCAACATCAACCATCAGCAATCcgaaaagcttcttttggAAGCCAGTAGAGTTGGAAGCAGAAGTAGCAGCAGTGGGGACCGCCATGTCACATCGgagaggaagaagagttgGCGTTGGCCATGTGGGGGCATCTAAGTGCGTACTGTAGGCTTCTATATACTTACTTGCATTTAGGCGTCTACTTCTTCTAGACGCCAGGAGGCTTTGCTAAATCTTACCGGCTGTCTTCTTTGTGTATTAGGTACGTCCAGAAAAAAGCGGACGAAATGAAGGCTGTCTCGTTGCAGTCTGCGCTGGACACTGTTGAGAAATTAGAGGTCAAGCTGACCGATTTTGCAAAGCAGCACGCAAAGGAAATCCAGCACGATCCCGTCTTCCGCCAGCGGTTTCTGAAAATGTGTGCACCTTTGGGAGTGGATCCGTTGGCTTCCAAACAGTCGTTTTGGGGCAAAGTTCTCGGTATGGTACGCATCTACAAAAAGTTAACGTACAAGAGCATTCCTGCCTGTCTGCCTCACACTATCCATTTTTCCGTAGGGCGATTTTTATCACGAGCTCGCCGTCAAAGTAGCTGAAGTGTGCCTGGCTAGTCGAGCCCGAAATGGTGGAATTATGAGTGTTACAGAGGTTCAGgatgttttggaaaagcgtAGGACTCGGCTAGGTACAACGACCTCGCAAGCTAAAGTGAGTACGGCGGACATTCAGGTGGCGATTACCAAGCTCGCCAAACTTGGAGGTGGGTTTCGGACGATTGAGGTAGGAAAGTCTACAATGGTTGTGTCTGTTCCGACTGAGCTCGATAACGATCACATGACGGTTATGAGCATTGCCAATAATTTTCAGGATCATGGAGTAAAAGTGGTCCAAGTGATTGAACTGACGGGCTGGACAATGGACCGCGCGGAACGGTCACTAAAGCTGCTATTACAAGAAGGTATCGCTTGGCTGGATACCAAGGAGGGGATTGACTATTACTGGCTGCCTAGTATTTGGCAAGAATGTACCTCACAAACCTTTGCGAAGGAGTTTATTTAAGAAAAAGTTGATGTGTGGAAAGCTCCTTCAGAATTGTCTTCATAGCGATTAACACTATTTTGATGCACTTCGACTGATCCAAAACATCATTACCAACGGACGACTACATGCTGATACACTTTACTATTAGATACTTTTCGCTCCTTCCATTAAACCTTAAGAGTAGAGACTTACCAGGATCCCAACGGGGACTTGCATGAAGTCTACCTTGACCTACAATTGCGGCACCACAAGGACCGACGAGCGACTTCCTTCCCGTTGTAGAGGAGATCCAGAGAGTCAGTCAGTGCCCGCCGATACGTCGCCTCAGACGAtcgaaatggaaagacaTGACCTAGGACTTCTTCAATTCCCCTCTACTTTCTTGAAAGGCGTTGCGTTAACACTTGAACTTCCAAATGTCGTTACCACGCGGTAGCTTCAATTCCTGTTCGCACTCGGGCCATCGCACTCCGGCAGCCCGTTCTGCCAGTGAGGCTACCAAGAAATGGGCGGTAAAATATTTTCCCACAACGGATTGTCGGGAAGGTCGGGTCGGACTTGATACCAGCTGTAAAGATCCCGAGCTTGCCGAAGTCCATTCCGAAGACGCCCTATTTCCCGAGCGGAAATCTGCTCCAAGTTACTTTGCAAACCTGGTTTAGAGGAATTAAGTGGACTGCACGTCGTGACGTCCAGCAACGGGTCTTCGTAGTCTTTTGCTGAGTAACGCAGAGAAAACACTGTCGGATCAAGCTCAAGGTTTGGATCAAACTCGTTTGTAAACGGCCAAACGAAATCTTGCGACAAGATGATTGGAATACATCCGGCCAAGACTGCGTCGAACATCCGTTTAGCGCTCGGCGAATCGCCTCCTGGGCACGgacaaaagcttgccaaaTTCATACCTATGACGTATGACGATATTTTGACGTTTTGCTTGAAAAGCTTACTGGACAGTGCACATTGCGAATAGTCGGAAGCCATTGCTTGACGCAATTGTTTGCAGGTTCCGTGGTTTCCTGCACCGTAGAATTGAGCGATGGGTCGCGCAGGCTCCTGGCCCAATAATTGTTCTTCTGGCAAGGCGGCAATTGAAACTTTCAGAGAGGCATTCCAAGCCGTAGAGGCTTTCACCGCTTCCGAGTGATGCTTGCCGTTGAACCATCGTCCATCCGTGTTGGGGTACGGCATTAGAATATTTTTGGCGGCACACTTGGGGTACATTTTTACGAATGTGGTACTTAATTCGACTGAAATGACGATTGGTGGATGCAGCTGCTTCTGCGAATGAATAAAATGGTAGTTCCCGCGTCGTTGACGAGGATGCCAGAGTCCATGCATAGGTTCGGAGAAGACAAGAATATGATCAGCCCCGCCATGACGTTTCCAGTACTTCGCCGTCAATCCAAACGTGTTTTCCCAAGCCGTGTAATTATCCTTGTCGAGAATATCGAGTATTGCATTCCCATACGGAGATAACGCCATATCATTGATGTACTTGCTGCCTTTGTGATGCTCTACCGAGGGCAAGTAAGGTACGTAGAAAAGTGTGGCTTCGTCGGGATTGTACGTTCGTAGACAGGACTTGGGATTGATCATCACCTCTCTTACAAGTAGCTCTGTGGCGTACTGTACGTGTTGGCCTTCTATGTCGTAATGACTAGTTCGATTTGCCTGCGATTGTCGTCGCAGATCGagccaaggccaaggcggcAAGGTCGTTTGCCACTTTTGCCCTGCCGATGACAAAACGTCCGCTGTCCAACCGTTTGCGGTATCTCCATAGTCTGGATACACAAACACTTTTCGACGAATTGGAGAGTCGCGAAAAATGCAATCGGTGTCGTCCAATTCATCCGCGGTGTTCCGCCGTAATGCGGCGACTCGATCAGTCAGCGGTAGTACAACTTTATCCCACTTGTGGAACATGCCATCCTCCGCTTCTATTTCTTTTCCACGAGAAGCGGTAGCAGCAATCCAGTATCGGTGGACTCCCCACGCGGTAGCCCCACAGCAACAAATCAGAGCAAATATATAGCGTCGACGCTGAAGCGCATAGCTTCGTACACAGGTGCTGCTTTGAAGTCTCACATGTTTGCCAGCCACGGAAACGATCTGATTGCGTCCATCAGATTCTActtccgtcgtcgtcagagTTTGCTCCGACGAGAGCAATCCTTTTCGCCGAATCATGCCTtcgaactgactgtgagccgACTACAGAGACCGAATGAGCATTCCAAACACAAGGTCCCAACAGTAAAACGATGTCGCACATTTCAAAGATGCCAAAAAACCGACAAGAAATGTCCAGGCGTACTGCGAAAAGtcattttacagttagtgaatttcctcttttgaGAGGAAATTCACAAATCCGGGTCTCTAGAAAACTgcgataaccgactagaatcgcactggaatagcacaagatcactagtgtagttacgaaacagagtAAAgcacaaattataccattatctgcctgagcagaccagtcttagtctaacgtatatatgacagacgcttgacgtggggtttttctatCTCGAagaggccgcaaaatcactaatcctAAGTAAAAAAGCTGGGTCGCGAGTGCTTGCCTAAGTAGGGAACATTTTACGCGCCCTGTCGCTGTATTAATTCAAATACTTAAAGACCACGTTTGTCGCTATTGCTTGAGATCATATGAAAATCTAAGGCTAGACTATCTTACCTGTAAAAACTAAAGATGGAATAAGGTTTAGAGACACATACCTGTCTCCAAATACAGAATTCGAGTGGCATTGTATTGACGGATGCGTCAACAGAAGCATCAAAAAGAGCATTGACGGGAGCATAAAGGAAATGAATCGGCCTCGTGGAAATGTTCCTGGTAAAAGCCGGTATTAAGGTTGAAGTCGGTTCCATCGAGAACGCTACTAACTCGGACCTATCGCTGATTAATAGCTCTGCGGACTGGACGCGTGGCGATGCTGATACCAAGACTGCGTCCACCATCCCATACATCGCTGTGATCTTGTCGCCCCTAGCATCCTCCATGCAGTCATTGTCTCCATCGGAAAGCCCATCAAGACTTCCATCGGCCAGTCCAACGGATGTACCATTGCAACTGCCCTCGGTTCCTCCATCACGGGATCCCTCCAGTGTCCCCTCGCTGGTGCCATTTTGACTGCCCTCGGTTCCTCCATCACGGGATCCCTCCAGTGTCCCCTCGCTGGTgcctaagggcaggaagatcccagagaagcaggggtatacctagctgtatacaatttatccaaaaactatttctaagtaattgctccgggatcttcaagttggtttgtcttttgcgtaggtaactgctccgggatcttcaagttggtttgtcttttgcgtaggtgactgctccgggatcttcaagttggtttgtcttttgagtaggtaactgctccgggatctttaacatagtttgtcttttcaataaGTAATTCTCTTTGATCATCGATAAGTTTACCTTTCCACCTAACAAACTCATCCTAAATCCCTGTCAGACCAGCACTGACCATACAGAGACGTTCTCCCACCGCAATGCggttttgctgcaaagccgTCACCACTATCCAGCACCAACGCCGCCCAGCACGGCTTTGCAAGCATTCTTCGCGAGTACCGTAAAAGCACGAGGATCTGCAGTAGGAACGCTTGGGATCAAAAGAGTCCACCGGTCCCAATCTACACAACTTCTAGAGGAAAACGTAGCCTACAGGAAT encodes:
- a CDS encoding predicted protein — its product is MGNNGTYKQKDLDQTARSNTQATLWMTDFFVGLVVRKLHHLHKYSNHSVYGGVVWGAGKRSPAGGKFANFEAVFPLFHQLQSDVNVDSATQAESASEQAGRLLSPVLAVRSLTGWLNAECEIVGYGADLDVVIPDNAYKFLKLAAERLLRGGGDRGMNPVKSTILIWALQTGTQPKKTKLCRLGPVDSFDPKRSYCRSSCFYGTREECLQSRAGRRWCWIVVTALQQNRIAVGERLCMVYPCFSGIFLPLGTSEGTLEGSRDGGTEGSQNGTSEGTLEGSRDGGTEGSCNGTSVGLADGSLDGLSDGDNDCMEDARGDKITAMYGMVDAVLVSASPRVQSAELLISDRSELVAFSMEPTSTLIPAFTRNISTRPIHFLYAPVNALFDASVDASVNTMPLEFCIWRQFLQSAHSQFEGMIRRKGLLSSEQTLTTTEVESDGRNQIVSVAGKHVRLQSSTCVRSYALQRRRYIFALICCCGATAWGVHRYWIAATASRGKEIEAEDGMFHKWDKVVLPLTDRVAALRRNTADELDDTDCIFRDSPIRRKVFVYPDYGDTANGWTADVLSSAGQKWQTTLPPWPWLDLRRQSQANRTSHYDIEGQHVQYATELLVREVMINPKSCLRTYNPDEATLFYVPYLPSVEHHKGSKYINDMALSPYGNAILDILDKDNYTAWENTFGLTAKYWKRHGGADHILVFSEPMHGLWHPRQRRGNYHFIHSQKQLHPPIVISVELSTTFVKMYPKCAAKNILMPYPNTDGRWFNGKHHSEAVKASTAWNASLKVSIAALPEEQLLGQEPARPIAQFYGAGNHGTCKQLRQAMASDYSQCALSSKLFKQNVKISSYVIGMNLASFCPCPGGDSPSAKRMFDAVLAGCIPIILSQDFVWPFTNEFDPNLELDPTVFSLRYSAKDYEDPLLDVTTCSPLNSSKPGLQSNLEQISAREIGRLRNGLRQARDLYSWYQVRPDLPDNPLWENILPPISW
- a CDS encoding predicted protein, translated to KLTDFAKQHAKEIQHDPVFRQRFLKMCAPLGVDPLASKQSFWGKVLGMGDFYHELAVKVAEVCLASRARNGGIMSVTEVQDVLEKRRTRLGTTTSQAKVSTADIQVAITKLAKLGGGFRTIEVGKSTMVVSVPTELDNDHMTVMSIANNFQDHGVKVVQVIELTGWTMDRAERSLKLLLQEGIAWLDTKEGIDYYWLPSIWQECTSQTFAKEFI